The genome window TGACCAAGGGCGGGAAGGACCCCTCGGACCACCTGGCGACCAGGTAAGAGCTTGGATTAATCTTCTGGATCCCAGGTGGAAGTGGTTAGGACAGTGAGGAGAGTCAGATCAGAGGCTTGACTTGTGCCACAGCATCTTTGGGCAAGTTCTCAGCATCTTCCAGACAAGGTAGCAAAGCTGGTGAAGAGGGACAGTGATTTCTGGGTGAACCCAGAATATGAAGAAGGCTAAAGTAAAATGGAGACttggctgctgggctggggacagagcaACCTCCAGGCCATTTCCCAATCCCATGGAAACAGATGTCAACACATCTGACAGATTTGGAAACTGGCAAGTGCAAGCTGCAGCAACGCACAAAATGTTCAGGTCTGGGGCCAGATGCTGTTCACCATGGTCAGGGGAGTCAATGAGACATCTTGTGTCAGTGAGGATAGCCTGACGGGGCTCCAGCAGTGTCTGTGACACCCTTGGCATCTGCAGAGTCTGCTCAAAGCCAGAATTCCTTAAGGCTGCTTGCTGCAAGGTCTGGCCTTCCTGCTCTGGCCTCTGCTTGTCCTTGTGCACCTCAAGGAACAGATCTCAGACCCCACGGGCTTTCTGGAGAGCAGACCTGGCTACCTTCAGCCTGAGAAAGGCTTTTGTCCCCTGCACAATTAAAGACTCTTTCTTCCCAAAGACATACCCAGCTCCCAAGCGATAACTCTGGGTCTGGCGGTGTTGCTGGGTTGATCCTCCAGGGCAAAAGCACTGATTGCAAAGACCAACTGGGTCTTTGTACCTGAGCAAGCACGCTTTGACCAAATGCTTGGACAGGGCTCTGTGGGACAATTCCCCTCCTACTCATACCACCAGTTTTGATGGAGCCCAAGATACAGGAAAGTATTAAGATAAACATTCCCACATTGGTGGAGCAGGTCTTCCAGAAGGGGTGAAGCATGGAGACCAGTGTGTGGACCAAGACAAGACAGCTTTTGAATTCATTTACTGTTGATCAAGTATTGAAGAGCACTGAAGGAGATCTGGAGTACAGGACAGGCATGAAGGGGCTGCTGTTGTGTTCACTTTATCCCCAGCATGGTTGACCCCCACAGCAGACCTACATCATGCTGCAGCCTGGAGGGAGAACATGCCTGTGCCAGGGTTGTGCTTGCCTGGAGTTGGGATTCCTTCAAGCTTGTCTCATGCTAATGAACAGCACCAAATTCACATAGGAGGGTTTTCCAGATCCTACTGTCTTTAAATGAGCTGAACTCCTGTTGCAACCAAAGAGTGTCTGGCAGCATCCAGTTTGTTGGGCACTACTGTGGAGTGAGGTCTCATTTTGGGAGGTGGCCCTGATGGGAAGGCAGCTCTTTGGACATAGATATATAATGGACTGGTGATGCAAGCTGACACCAGTGAAGGAAGAACAACCAGAGCCACTCTCCGTGTGGTAGAGGCTCATTCCGTGTTCAAGGCAGAAGGACTGTGCAGAAGTCAATTAAGATGGATATTTGACACAAGCCTGGGAGCCAAAGCTGTGTAAGCATGGTGGGGAGCCAGGCTGGGGTAGATCCTGCCTCCAGCCAGCCTTCACTGGTGGGGAtgaggagaaaggggaaagaacagtcTCCTTGCTGCCACTGAGCCTGTGGGACACCAGTTTTCCCTCCCCAGCAATGAACTTGTGTCTAACCCCTGCCAGAGAGGGAAGCATTACAGAAGCACCTCGAACACCTCCCCAGACCAAAGACTACCCCACCACCTCCACAGCTCCAGGGAGATTACAAAAGCAATTGCAAagcaaggatttttttccataagcTGAAGAAGAATGCTTTTGCTAGGCCAAATTAAATGTGTAATTGGGCTTGGGCAAGAGTAGGACTTTGGCAAACACAAGTGTTTTTCAAGCCGTGTTATCTGCAAGCTCTGGATCTTGGAGCGTATTTCTCTTGGCAAGGGGAAAGGGCTCCCACTAACCTGTGACTCCCTTTCATCCTCTTTCTATCCGAGACAAACAAAGGGCCAGCACACTCTTTCCCTGATCCTCACGGACAGGTTTGGTGGTCCCTCTCTCTTCCTGGCCTTGGTGCCTGTCCCTCCTGCAGTTCTTTTTGCACCCAGAAAAGTAatggacagggagctgctgaagatTTCCCAATCCAAAatcctgcttcttcagaaactGCTCCACAGCCATGAGGGAATTGCACTGTGTGCCGCAGTGAGGACAAGCATGGCCAGTGCGAGCCAAGGGTGCTGTGGATCCAGCTTTGGCTGACGTGAGCAATCATGAGTTCTGTCCCTCCTTCCCAGCTTTCTCTCTTCTGGGCTTTTGTGCAAATATAAGGTCACATGCCTTTGAGCAGTTTAGTGCTCTGTGCTGTACAGCTTTAAGTCCTTTGCACCCACCTGTGCACCTTTCCTTGGAAGAAGAGTGCATGCAGTGTGCATGGATGTTTGGCACcagcttctcccagctgccGTTGTGCGAAGAGGGAGCAGAGGTGACAGCTAGAAGGTATTACAGCTTGCTCAGCTTTTGAGTGGTGAGTAAGTGCAGAGCTGGGCTAGGCTGAGACACCACACTGAGGCAGCTCCCAAAAAGACCTCAGGGGTTCTGATGATGCACTGAAAATATGGAGGAGGCTCTTGGGCatgtgctgctggagcccaggTATCACTGAGCAGGTGTTGCCTTCTGCCTACCAGGAGCCTGCAGTCATGCAGCTCATCATAGTCAATGTTTCAGAGGTCGGGAATCTTGAACTGGCATTCCTGCTGTCTGCATCAGCGGTGATGGAGAGGACAGTTTGTCATTGCTTGCTCGCTCCCAGCTCACACCACAGCTTgctctctgcctttcctctccccacctctgtcatctCCATCACCCGGGGACTGGCTTCACACTCAGCTCAACATGAGCGGCTGCCTTGCTCCAGTGTTCAGAGCTGCAGGCAAGAGCATCATTACCCAATTGTTACCCACCATCATTACCAATCTCCTGGCAAGTAAACCCCATCAAGGACTGTTGGCACTGAGCAGAAGGTGGAGGGGCTCCCTTGGAAATCTTTTGGAgctcttggagaaaaaaatccccccTCCCACCTCCTCTCTTGTCTCTGACTGTCTCTGGCCATCCCTGCAGCTGATGAAGTGAGCGGCCTCTGCCCAGATGGGATGTGGCAGAGTGACAGCTATGGTCTGTTCCAGCACATGCTGCCAGAGCTCCTGAGGACAAACTCCTTGGAGCCACAGAAGGGCCTCTACAAGCCCGGATGCGACCCAGACATGTCTGAGCTCTGAGGCATGGGGAAGGACTCTGTGGAGGAGGAGGTCTGTGTCACCTTCAGGGTGACGTGCTCTACCAAGGACACTTCTCTACCCCGAGGGCACCTCTGTCACAGCTGATGAGATGCCACTGTGCAACCCAGCTGTGCTTTTCTGCTAGAAAGCATCACCCCTGCCTCCCTGGTTTTCTTCCCCATCAGACCCAAGTGTGGAGGACAAGGATGGCTTCCAGGCCTTGGAGGTTCTGCTCAGAGgctgctccctcctgcagcccggCTGCTGCTGAGAGCACGTGGTGTTCAACCCGTGCCTGCAGTGTCACACCTTGGCCCAGAAAGCTTCTTGTTTTGGCTGGTGCTCGGTAGGGATATGGCCAGGACTGCCTCTGATGGGGCTTTGCAGTGCAAGTGGGATGTAAGCcagcctggggagctgctgcctgtgcaggcaggagtTGGTGAGGGgcacaggaggagctgggcacAGCTCCTGAAGCATCTTCCCCTGCCTTAATCCCCATCAATAGGTCCTTTCTTGTGAGTCTGGCTGAGGTGGAGGTGACTCATTGATGGGTACCAGAGCACGAGGTGGATGCCTCCACCCATCACACATGAAATTAAGGGACCAGCCCTTCAGGGCAGGAGTGGCAACAAGACAAAAACCCCTATTGTTAGAGCTCTTTGTGTTTCCCCAGGGCGAGGCTGGACCTCCAGGACCCAAGGGCTACAGGGGCGATGATGGCCCCCGTGGCAGTGAGGTAAGTGCTGCTTCATCACCGCGTTTTCTGGgggaaggaatgaaggaaagaCCAGGATATGCTGCCTGTTAGGGCTGTCCCTAGATCTCTTGGATCTTGGAAACCTGTTGTAGGTACAAACTCAAATGCTAGCTTCTTGATAGATACATCAAGGCATTTTTTATGGGTCCTTAAGGCCATGGCTGCCTTTTTCCCAACCTCCCAGGGGCCATTTCATGGAGAAGGTATAGCCACACCACAATCTGCATGGCTTCCCATCACAGAAGCTGGGGGAGCTGCTCTCTGAGGGCAGCCACTGAAATCTGCCAGCAGATTTGATGCCTAGGACAGGGAGCAAGCTGAATCCTAAGCCCAGCTGTGGGCTTTGCATTGTTCTTGTAGAAACAAAACATCTCCTGTGATGGGCTTGTGGTGTTAGCTGGTTGTTTCAGATGGCATCATCTTCCCAGCTCAAAGGATAATGTGCAATGCTTGgctgctgtttcttctccttccagGGCCCAAAGGGATTGCCTGGAGCACCTGGGCTGCCTGGAGAGCCTGGCCTAATGGGAGAAAGGGTGAGTCCTATTTGTTTGGTGGGATTGCACGTTATGTAGAAAGGATGTACAATGGGCTGGTTCCACACAGGCTGATCCAGCTCatggagagaagaaattacATTTGTACACAGCTGAGATGCTAGGAAAACTTGCAATCAGCCTGCTTTTGAATATGCACTATATCTGCAGGCTTAAAGAGAGGTATTTTGGGGTGTACTTTCCAGAAACAGAGACCTGATACTGCTAAGTCTGTTCCCAGCTTGTGGCTATATCCCCAGTCTCTGAGACAGCATCACCATCTTCTCAGTGGCTGTGCAGATTGCAAACAGCAAGATTGCCTTTTTTACCTGTCTGCACCAGTGTCCAGCCTACCAGCCACATGTTTTCTGCACAGATATTTTGCTGTGGAGATAAACTGTCCAAGGAGGTCAGGATCCTGCTGCTGTGCTATCTAAAGGGTCTGTTCTTCATTATCTCacatatttttcccttccttacCAGGGGGAGGATGGCCCTTCTGGGAATGGCACAATTGGATTCCCGGGCGCCCCCGTaagttgttgttcttttttttgtgctgctttgaaACTGTAAGACCGTTATTTCTGTTTGTCAGACCTAACatgcttcctttctttcatcccCAGGGGCAGCAAGGAGACAGAGGTGACCCTGGCATTAATGTAAGTGTGTTACTTCCTCATATATACAAGAGAAATTGCCCTGGCCAGTGGTTTGGCTCCTAGAACCTCTCCATCAGCTGCATGGTGAAATGGGCTCCCTGAAGCAGCCTGGTCCTTCAAagccctcttttccttctgcctgCCTCTCCTTGTGATGGATGTTTCTGGTGGAAGTGTCCTGCCTTGGTGCACTGGTGGTAACAACCAAGGGCAGCAGCCTGTCCTGGAtggtctctgcagctctggagccAGAGTTTGGGGTTGGAATTGCCACCCAGGGGGAGCCGGATGGTGCTGTAACAGTGAAAGCCACCTAAGACGCCCAGTTCCTCAGTAGCACTGCAATTTAGTGCTAGGGAGCCTATATGCTGCTCTTTGTCCCCCTCTCACAGCAGCTCTCAGAAGGTCTCTCACAAGGTCACTGTGTGCCAGCACCAACTTCACTGTGCTAACAACAGCTGTCCATGAAGGAGTCTCTTCTCTACTATTCTCTACTATTTTTCAGGGAACTAAAGGCTATGTTGGCCCTAAAGGTGATGAAGGAGAAGCTGGAGACCCTGGCAATGATGTGAGTTATAAAGCTGAATCATCTTTCTCTGTGAACACAGTGCAGGAGCTTTGGGCTGGGTCTCTGACACTACCTCACCTGTGGGTCAGAGCCCATCAGGTTTTGTAAGTCTGCAAGTGCCCTTTGCCACTGCATGGTGTTTGGTGGCAAGAAGAGCTGCCTCCAgaggtttattttgtttcctacaGCTTACAGGTGCCAAACCTCCAGATGTGTTAGGTTGAGGTGGGTATCACCTCTGCAAGGTTTTGTGGGCTTTCAGATAGCATCAATGGTTGCAACTGTGCTGCCCAGCTGGGAGATTTTCCCAGTGTCTGTCCCAGCCCTCCCAAGCCCTAACTTATTTGGTTGGGTGCAGTAATCTCAGATAACATTTTTGTGGTTAAGCAGGGCTCAGCAGACATCTGGAGGGGAAGGTACTGCATCCTGGCATGCACAGATTTgtggatgtttttgttttcattccagAACCCAACCCCTGGTCCCAGGGGCATCAAAGGAGCAAAGGGCCATAGGGGACCTGAAGGCCGCCCGGTAAGCAAGGGACCCTGGCAAGGTTTGCACTGATAAGAGCAGTGTGCTGGGCTGACTAAGCTCCCAATAGCAGAGCTCGCTGCAGATGTGCTGTGCTTGgccctgctcacagcagggacAAGACAGTCTGAAAACCCTCTGCTGCAGCCTGGTACACAGATCTCAAATCAGGGCAGAAATTACAGGCACTTGTGCTTTTTCATGAGCAAAGCGTTCTCAAATGATCAGGTTCCTTAAGGGTAAGCAGCCCTTTGGAGTGGCCATCCTGAACCTGAAAACATTTAAGTTTGTAGCCTGGAGGCTGAGTTGAGGCATCCTCCCAGCAAATGGCATCCATCCATCCCCTGGGTATTGTGGGGGCAATGCCAAGCCACATCAGACGTGGTCTGTGTGCTTGCTGCCTGCAGCAAGAGCTTGCCTTCACACCTCGGTGGGCATGGAAGTGGTGGAAGTGGGTCTCCTTCCCCCCACCGCTGTGCAGCCCTGGGACATCATGCAAGCAGATGTACCTGCTCAAAGCCCAGTGCAGGGGCCAGGAACTGGGAAGCCAAGAGACTCTTCCTGACTCTGTATTGCTTAGAAAGTTATTGGCAGAATATGCCACAGATAGGAATGGTTGCTCTTGTAACTGTTGTCTCCATGCTTCTGTTTGACAGGGACCACCAGGACCTGTGGGGCCTCCAGGACCAGATGTGAGTGGGACAGGAATTTGGGCACTGCTTGCTTGCTTGATCTGTGTTTCCCCTGCCATGCATGGTGGTTCCTGGGCGGGGGTCACTGCTGGAGGAGCCTTGTGCTCTAAAGCTGGGTGGTGGCTGCCCCTTGTTACTGTCACATTGAGTCTCACTGTCCAGATGTCCTCATTCATTTCCAGATCAGGACCTGCTTTGAGGGCACAAAGCagcagtggtggtggtgggcAGCACCTGGGAGCCAGGAAGCTGCCTTCACTGTAACTCAGGTGTTTATTTACCTCTGTTTTCAGGAATGTGAAATCTTGGACATCATCATGAAGATGTGCTGTGAGTACCATGTGCTGGTCCTCCTACCCCATTTGGCTCCTTGCTGAGCTGGTGTAGCTGCTTTTTCTCTGGGGTCCCAGCAAGCAGGGCCATCCCAGTGTGCAAAGGGATGTCATGGGCATTGCTGTCCTTCCATGAGTCACATTTAGGTCAATAAGCTGGGGCAGAGATGGGAGGCCCTCcctgcagctgggacagcaACTCAAAAGAGGTAAATATTTGTACGTTGCTGTCCCTTCTCATGACCCAGGGACTTCCAGCTTGACCTCTAGTAGGTTGTACATCGGTGTTTCGTTTCTGTGTGTTGCAGACTGGTTTGCTATGTCTGTGGCTCTGTACATACACAAATGCTCACCAGGGAAAATATAAGCAAAGTTCTGTAAAACCTTTGTGTGGACCATCATGCAATGCCTTCTTCTTAAATAGCAGGGCCTGACTTTTCCATTTAGGAAAGACAGATCTGTTTTGGGGTGTCCTGccatggggagcagcagcacacaggtGCTGCAAAGGGTTTCTGGCTCATGGCCAGTAATGAAGTGCTGGAAGGATGCAGGGTATTTAGAGAGCTGACTCTGAGCTGCATACTCTGGTGATTTACTTAATCCCTCCAGGCTTAgcttttattcttatttaaataagaatttATAAGCATGTGCAGAAACGGAGCTCTGCTGCATGCAGTGCTCCGGGTCATGGCATCAAAATCTGAAACAAGAGATAAATCTCATTGTTTCAAACAGGAGGGGGAAACCTCCATGAGCTTGAATTGTTCGGGCTGGGTCAGGTGTCCTTGGGTTTTCGGAAACACAAACCTGTAGTCTGTATTAGTGCATGAAAAATCCTCGTGTGAAGTGTTTTAAcgttctctctttctcccccttctcctctAGCTTGCTGCGGTGAGTGTTACTTGGCAAAGCTgctctgcaaatattttccagcCCTTGTCCTTGCTTGCATCCCTCccttttccttgtcttctgCTATGGAGACATGGCAAGAGCCTGGGGGGGGAGGACCGAGCGTGAGgaaggcagggagggcagcaagCTCTCCCCGGGGTGCTGTGCAGATTGAGGCTACTGTGGCTGGGTCCTGCCACTGGAGAACTCTTGTTGAGGTGCCCCATGCCAGCAAACTTCAGGCAGATTTTTCTCCACCCTTTTTGCAGTTGAAAAGGACGTTAGTTAATGGCACACTGTGGTCCAGCTCTGTCCTCCTCCTTCCAAATCCTGTGCTTGTCTGcagagaaatgtgattttttttttttcccctcctctgaCGCTATCCTGATGGGTAGGGTTTGCAGTCCAGAAGCTTGAAGGAAGAGCCAAGGGCACATGATGTCCTTCAGCCATGGGAGAGAGGGGGAGCAAGCTGAGTCAGCCCCTCCAGCCCACCCGTGTCACCTCTGTCCTCCTGGGCTGGGTGAATGGAAGAAGTGAGGAAATGCATTTTGGAATAATTACTGGGTGTTTTAAGGGTACTCACAGCTTGGAAATGCTATCTGTCTTTGCTGAGCaaaatgcaaatagaaaaaTTAGTAAACTGACTCTCAAGTCTCCTATGCAGCTGTTTTGCTACTTCATTTTACACCATGCTTTGCAGGTAGATAGGGCACAGGCACCCACCTGGTCAGGACTAACAGCAGACATCAGCTGCTTGCTTTGCTGTGCTTCCCTGCAAAACGTGATGCTCTGAATGAGCTGCTCAGGCAGAAAACACAAGCTTCTCTGCTCCTGTGCCTTGCTGCAGAGTGCACCTGTGGACCCGTCGACCTCCTCTTCGTGTTGGACAGCTCGGAGAGCATCGGTCTGCAGAACTTCCAAATTGCCAAGGACTTCATCATCAAAGTCATTGACCGCCTGAGCAAGGATGAGCGTGTGAAGGTGAGATTTCCACCAAGTGCCAGGACACGCTTGTGTGCACTCACATGTTTTTCGATGCAAGCAGAAAACCAGGGAGATGTCTCCACAAGGTTGAACTTCAAGTGTGTAACTGGGGTGGGTCTTGATTCCTCCCAGATTCCTAAAGTGATGGATATGAGAGAGCAGTTTGTCCCAAAATATGGGCATTTTGCTCCTTCTGGGCAAAGGGACTCTTCTTTCATGTCCCAGCTCATAAAGTACTTGCCTGATCAATCAGTCTCTCAGTCTTTTCCTTGTCACAATGAGCATTTTGGGTGGCTGTAGCAGGTAAGACACTGACTGGCTCACTGAACTGGCCCCCATGTGTATCTGCTCCTGCTGGAGCCCCTATTGTCTGGAATAAGGCAGATAAGAGGTGGCAGAGCCTGCTGTGAAGGTGTCTGGTATGAAACCACCAGCAGGATTTCTGAGTTCTCCAGGACCCCTGAAGGTATCTTGCCCTAACTGGCTTCTGCTTTTTCCAACAGTTTGAACCTGGGGAGTCCCGTGTGGGCGTTGTGCAGTACAGCCATGACAACACGCAGGAGCTGGTGGCCATGGGAGATGCCAACATAGACAACATCGGTGCACTCAAACAGTGAGTCTGTGGGGTCTTGGCATGTTGTGCAGAGACCTGACCCAGGGACACCTACTCACCTCCCATCTTCTATCTCCagaccagcagctcctgcaacTGCAAGGATGCTCAGTGTTTTTTAGTGGAAAGTAGCAGTTGGTGGCATTGTAGGTGGTGCTGAGGCCAAAGCCCCGTGCAGGGATGTTACACTGCCTCACAAGCGTGTCAGTGAGATACAGGTTCCCAAGGTCTCTTTCAGCATTCCTGAGGCAGGGCTTGCGGGCTCACTGGTGTCTGTGCTTTCAGGGCAGTCAAGAACCTGAAATGGATTGCTGGGGGCACCTACACTGGAGAAGCCTTGCAGTTCACCAGGGACAACCTGCTGCAGAGATTCACCTCTGACAAGCGTGTTGCCATCGTCATCACGGACGGACGCTCTGACACGCTGCGGGACCCTACCCCACTCAGCTCCCTGTGCGACGTCACCCCGGTGAGGGCACAGGGGAAGCATCCTGCCTGCAGGGAACCCCCACACAGCAGCTGTGCATCAGAGTAGTTCAGGGTCTCTGGGGGTCTCCATGGCTTTGTTACCCAAGGCtagggtgggggggacacaggtcACTAGAAGCACTCTCACAAAGTGACAGACATGGATGAACAGACAGTGATGAACCTTAACTTTCTTGTAGGTGGTTTCTCTTGGAATAGGCGACATTTTCCGGAACCCCCCAAATCCAGATCATCTGAATGACATTGCTTGTTTAAGCAGACCTACCAGGCCAGGACTGTCTATTCAAAGGGACAACTACGCTGAGCTCCTGGATGACACCTTCCTGCAGAACATCACCTCTTATGTGTGCCAAGGTGGGTGAGAGGTTGTGGTTGGAGGCAATAAGGAAGGTAGGGAGGATTGCCTCAGCCAAAGGGTGAGGGAGGGGTGCCCTTGCCTTCCCACAGTCATGCTCTTAAGGCACTGAGGGAAGAGAACAGCATTCAAGGTACAGTTAAATAAGGCCTGGTGCAGTTCCTCTCCTGCTGGAGGCCATCTCTGCCCACAGTATTGTTCAAGCATGCAcctctgtgttttctggtgCACATTTATAGCCTTTGCACAGCATCTTCTATGATATGGCTGTGACTCAAGTGAGTGTTTGTCCCTTCTGTGGCAAGCTATAGGAGAAGTGGTTTTCCTGGTTCAGCTGGTGATGTTATTCTTTCTGATTTTCGTATACAGAGAAGAAATGTCCGGACTACACCTGCCCAAGTGAGTATTGAGTTGTCCTGCCGCATGAAGGGGTTGTGGGTGCTGTGGTGGAGGAAATAGGAGTTTGTGGGAATGCATAGCTTGGAGACCTCTTGCAACAGGGAGGCTCCTGGGCTGGAGAATGGAGGAAGCCTTGTCAGAAATTCGTAGGGTCTCTCACACATACACCAGCCCAAGGCATCTTGGAGAAAGCCTAGACAGTTTTTTCCCTGGCATCTTAAACCTAGAGAGGAGACTGTGCCAGATTTTAGCCCTCACAGGCTTTAGCTGAAGGAGGTAATGAGATCAACTGCTATTTGGTGGTGGAAGCATGAGAAAAATCAGCACCATGGCAGGGATATTTGAGAAAGGTGCTTGAAAAGTGAGTACAGGGGGGAATTTATTGGGGTACACCTCCAAGTCAGAAGTGTATGCAGCCCTCGGACTCCTCATGGAAAGAAGCCAGCCTTGGGAGACAAAGTGTTTCCCCAGACATGCGAGGGGACAGCGTTGTATTTAAGCAACAAGAGTCACGAGATTACCTAAGCCAGATAAGTACCTGTAATGCAGCCTGTCCTAAACCAAATAAAAGATGGAATGAAAGGGTAAAAGGACAAGTGTAAGACAGCACTGGGGTAGGGGAAACCAAGCTAATACCCAGAGACTGGAGATTTCCCAAGTCTGACAAGGCAGGAAGCCAGTGAGACAGCTAGTGACTTCACTGTCTTTCCatggaggaggcaggaggagaaatGCAGAGTAACTAGCCCTGGGCCTTTCCCCTTGCAGTCACCTTCACTGGGCTGGCGGACATCACACTACTGGTGGACAGTTCCACCAGTGTGGGAAGCAAGAACTTTGAGACCACCAAGAAGTTCGTGAAGCGGCTGGCAGAGCGGTTCCTGGAGGCCGGCAAGCCTGCTGACGACTCCGTGCGCGTCTCAGTTGTCCAGTACAGCGGCAGGAACCAGCAGAAGGTGGAAGCTCAGTTCCAGCACAACTACACAGTCATCGCCAAAGCCATCGACAACATGGAGTACATTAACGATGCCACGGATGTCAACGCCGCTCTGCGGTACGTCACAGGCCTGTACCAGCGATCTTCCCGTGCTGGGGCGAAGAAGAGggtgctgctgttttctgatgGCAATTCTCAAGGGATTACAGCGAGGGCCATTGAGAGGGCTGTGCAGGAAGCTCAGCAGGCTGGCATTGAGATCTATGTGCTGGCAGTGGGCAGCCAAGCCAATGAGCCCAACATCCGTGTCCTGGTCACGGGGAAGAGTGCAGATTACGATGTGGTCTACGGGGAGCGTCACCTCTTCCGTGTGCCTGACTATACGTCTCTACTGCGTGGTGTCTTCTACCAAACTGTCTCCAGGAAGATAGCTGTTGACTGAGTGTCTGGGTGGGCTTCTGCCAAGGCCATGCCTTCTTCTGTCTTGcctaaaaatgaaaaccaacaaaacagaaagttaaCAGTATTCTTGACCAATCTGAGGAATTTGCATCTGTGCAGATAGCCTGGCTGGGTATA of Columba livia isolate bColLiv1 breed racing homer chromosome 7, bColLiv1.pat.W.v2, whole genome shotgun sequence contains these proteins:
- the COL6A1 gene encoding collagen alpha-1(VI) chain: MRLRDFLFTLLLLASFLGGSSWAQRPVITTRVANAEDCPVDLFFVLDTSESVALRVKPFGDLVAQVKDFTNRFIDKLTNRYYRCDRNLVWNAGALHYSDEVVLIKSLTSMPSGRNELKNSVSAVNYIGKGTYTDCAIKRGIEELLIGGSHHKENKYLIVVTDGHPLEGYKEPCGGLDDAANEAKHLGIKVFSVAISPNHLDQRLNIIATDHAYRRNFTATSLKPTRELDVEETINTIIDMIKVNTEQSCCSFECQPPRGPPGPPGDPGNEGERGKPGLPGQKGEAGDPGRPGDMGPVGYQGMKGDKGSRGEKGSRGAKGAKGEKGKRGIDGIDGMKGEAGYPGLPGCKGSPGFDGAQGPPGPKGDPGAYGPKGGKGEPGDDGKPGRQGIPGSPGEKGAPGNQGEPGPAGETGDEGAPGADGPPGERGSNGERGPPGSPGDRGPRGEPGEPGPPGDQGREGPLGPPGDQGEAGPPGPKGYRGDDGPRGSEGPKGLPGAPGLPGEPGLMGERGEDGPSGNGTIGFPGAPGQQGDRGDPGINGTKGYVGPKGDEGEAGDPGNDNPTPGPRGIKGAKGHRGPEGRPGPPGPVGPPGPDECEILDIIMKMCSCCECTCGPVDLLFVLDSSESIGLQNFQIAKDFIIKVIDRLSKDERVKFEPGESRVGVVQYSHDNTQELVAMGDANIDNIGALKQAVKNLKWIAGGTYTGEALQFTRDNLLQRFTSDKRVAIVITDGRSDTLRDPTPLSSLCDVTPVVSLGIGDIFRNPPNPDHLNDIACLSRPTRPGLSIQRDNYAELLDDTFLQNITSYVCQEKKCPDYTCPITFTGLADITLLVDSSTSVGSKNFETTKKFVKRLAERFLEAGKPADDSVRVSVVQYSGRNQQKVEAQFQHNYTVIAKAIDNMEYINDATDVNAALRYVTGLYQRSSRAGAKKRVLLFSDGNSQGITARAIERAVQEAQQAGIEIYVLAVGSQANEPNIRVLVTGKSADYDVVYGERHLFRVPDYTSLLRGVFYQTVSRKIAVD